TAGCTGTTTCTAGGCATCTTCACAGTTCTACTCTCTCTTTGAATTAGTTTCATTATAAAGGGGCCAGCATGGTTCTATTTTGTTTATCTTAACTCAAGTATTAGAATCTCTTCAATTTATATGCCTACTTTCCCCATAAGATTTGGGTATTTTAATATTCAGATTATAGattttctccattctctctcttctcttgctatAGTTATAATAccatgtgtattttatttatttatttggtaataGTCTATGAATcaatttaattatttacttacttCTTTCCAATTTTGTAACTCTAAATCCAAGATTCCTAATGTATAGATTTTCAAGATTTCTAATGACTATTTGCTCTGTCTTATCTAGTGTGCACCTGGGTCTCTGTAATGAGCCTTCaatttttgtattatttacaCCTGGATCTTCTAATATTCTCTTTTATTTGATGCATCATGatcctgattttatttttgttctctttcggGTCCTCCAGTATGTTTAAAGTTTCTGGAGTTTTATGTTGATCCTTTTatagagttttaaaatttttattttatgtaccttGTGTGCTTTTATTGTAccccttgtatattttttttgaTAATATATGGTCCcttgagaaaatatttctttcttccctccagtgATATTGTAGCCCATCAATCATCAGTCTAGAGCTTCTTAGACTCTCTCAACCCTTTTACCAGTCTCATGTTCCCCCTGCTGTCTTTTTGTGGTACTACAGTTACCATTCTGGTAGTACTTCTGTTTTTACCTCCATGCCCTACCTTAAGCACTCAATAGATCACATGGGAAGGCAGGTTAAAGTTCACACTAGAGATTAGGGAGAGCGTGGAAATGGTGAACTTCatactgttattttttttaatttttaaaaaattattattttctttatatacattccaaatgctatcccgaaagttccctataccctccccctgcccctgctcccttactcacctactcccacttcttggccctgatgttcccctgtactggggcatatagagtttgcaagaccaaggggcctctcttaccaatgatggccgaccaagccatcttctgctacatatgcagctagagacacgagctctgggggtactggttagttcatattgttgttccacctataaggttgcagacccctttagccccttgggtactttctctagctcctctattggtggccctgtgttccatccaatagctgactgtgagtatccacttctgtgtttgccaggcactggcatagcctcacaagagacagctatatcagggtcctttcagcaaaatcttgctggcgtatgcaatggtgtcagcgtttgaagtctgattatgggatggatccccgggtgtgacagtctctagatggtccatcctttcgtctcagctccaaactttgtctctgtaactccttccatgggagtttttttcccaattctaagaaagggtgaattgtccacactttggtcttcgttcttgagtttcatgtgttttgcaaattgtatcttgggtattctaagtttctgggctaatagccacttatcagtgagtacatatcatatgagttcttttgtgattgggttacctcactcaggatgataccctccaggtatatccatttgcctaggagtttcataaattcattgtttttaatagctgagtagtactccattgtgtaaatgtaccacattatttttatgcatatagtatatacatatgtatgcatgtgggtgaACATaacatgtatatgtctgtgtgtgatgaAGGTCTTCTCTATGTAGCAACAGCTGCTGATTTTAATGACCGTGTTACACCCAGTAGATAACACTTCACAGCCTTTCTTCCTGTCCTTTGTATCTTACAATCTTTTGTTCTCACTCTGTGATATTCTCTAGCTTTGCAGCAGGTCTGGGGATGACCAGGTCACAGTCCCTGGTTCTTGCCCTTTTAGCTGTTATGGGTGTTTGCACTAATTGGTGCATTCTTcataaagaaacttctctgacaaAGGCTGAAAGCAGAACTGGTTCATATCTTATAAATCTTAACATAGTTAAAATAAATTATCTGTAATATTTTTTACAATTTAATGAGATTATGGTCAACCCCACCCAATATTTTATAGTTGTCAATAGTTGCATCTAGTGCATATAAGAAAAAACAAtggaacaaaaatagaaaaaaaattttgaaaaagtgAGGTAAATTGGAAGGAACTACACTCTTTGGCTCCTACTGTTCTGTAAGTCCATAGTAGCTAGGGGTGTGCGAAAGAAATAAATACGTAGATCAGTATGCaataaagaaatctagaaaatttcaCAAAATATTTGACATGAGAAAACAGCAAAGTAATGCAGAAAGCACAGATTCTTCAACAAATAACCGTGGAATAATTGGATATAAAATAGTTATACAGAAAGtgacttaaaaataatatattttactctgtaaacatttttaaaaatttttattagatattttcctcatttacatttcaaattctatccccaaagtcccctataccctcccgggaccctgctccccaacccacccactcctgcttcaaggccctggcattcccctgtactggggcatatgatcttcgcaataccaagggcctctcctcccaatgatggccaattaggccatcttctgctacatatgcagctagagacacgagctcagggggtactggttagttcatattattgttcctcctatagggtactttcagctccttgggtactttctcttgctcctccattgggggccctgtgttccatccaatagatgactgtgagcatccacttctgtatttgccaggcatattagctcagaaacttgtGTAAACATTATTAACTAAAGTTAGaatccataacacacacacacacacacacacacacacacgtatatatatacttGATTTCATAAGTTATatctaaaatatttacaaattgtTAAAAATGATCCAGACAGTGGTGACACAGTCTTTAATCATTTATATATAGTTAGCTTTATGTttatttcttgtgcttcagcttcaGCTGTGTTGGAATATTCGGGGCCTACTATGGTAGGATAGCTGGGATCTCATGGAAACACATTGCCCTGGCTGTTGGCTGTGTTTTTACAATGGCATCCACGCACTGAGTTTGGGATGATTACAGGTCTAGGTACTGAGttttatatttgtctttgttgagttaatgttttgttgtttggtttctgttttctttctggattttgGGAGAGTGTGATGGCTGTGTATTGCTTGTTTTACTGGCCTTCTAAATTGGTGACTTCACAGAGAATGCCTCCTGTTGTGGATCTGGGATACAGGGATGAGTGGGGTGAGGGTGGTTAGGAAAGAATGGTCAGTAGGAACCACAGGgaatgggaaaggagaaagggatgtTGCAGCTGTAAGGATTgggttctgagagagagagagagagagagagagagagagagagagagagagagagagagagagaaggtctgTGGACATCATACCTTCTAAAAGTAGATCATGCATACCCTGTTGAGCccttcttgttacttagcttctctggaTCTGTGGATTACAGTACaatagctaatatctacttataaatgaCTACATACCAtggttgtctttctgggtctgggtcacctgactcaggatgaattatttttaagttcCAATTATTTGCTTataaattttgtgattttttaaaacagatgagtaatattccattgtacaaatgtaccacctttcctttattctttggTTGAAGGACATCAAACAGTGGGAGAggggtctgtctctgactctttttacttgtttttggtagccttttcttcctactgggttgccttgtccaaccTTATTAGGGagggatgtgcctagtcttactgtaacttgaCATGCCATATTTGGTTGATATGCCCTGGAGGCCTACACTTTTCcaaagggaaactgaggagaTGGTGTGGATTAGATAGATAGgggaggtggcagagaggaggaaattaTGTGTTTGAAGTGAGAAAAACTGAATAACAGCATGATATACTGCAAGCTGACGTATTTTCTATGAACACTGGAACACAGAGGTTAGGATGCTGAAAGCAGAGAAGATCTTCATGTTATTAGCTTTGTAATCATACTAAAACATGGTTATGTGATTTAAAGATGAACCTTGAGCTGGGAATACAACATTTCGGGGGACTCTTAGAATATAAGAATGTCTGCACCAATGTTGAACAAATCTGGGGCTAACATGCAGATAGATGAACAGCAGATGTGGAGCAGGGATCAGTATATGAATTTCATTTCATCAGAATTTTGTCCTCCCCTTTAAGATTCCAGGACTCAAAAGCACAATTAGGGCTGGAATCAGTATATGAATTTCATTCTTTGTCATCATTTCATCCTCACCTTGAAGATTTCAGGACACAGAGAGCGCAATTAGGCCAGAGTTATTTCTGTTATTTCTATTCTGTGCTATCTCTGCTATTTAATTTCTACAAATTTACTAAGTCTGGGACAATTCCTAAAGTGATCTTTTCTGAACAAGAGATCAATATACTTACTATATTTATGAAGGGCCATGTGTATGAAAGACTATgaataaatgcaataaataatATTATAGGAAACAATATTTACTATGATTGTTgttatatgttattttaaaaaaatttttatctgATACAATAACTAGATATTATAGGATTCATTCTCCTTTGATTGATGGAGGCATTGATTAATGACTCCCCAAATCTCCTCTTACTTGTTTTTTATAAAGGTCATGACATGATTAGATTTACTAGATGGATATTGATGACTGAAAAATGAAGGTGAAATATAAGAAAAAGTCTTGAGAAAAATCATTATATTTGGGAATGTTTTTCAAATGGGAAAGTAATGAAGgtactttttctttgatttttaaaaatttggatcCATTTTGAGATAAATAAAAGTGGATATCATTTATTCAGTGCATGGAAACAGTGAGATGTATACACTGGCCATGAGAATATGTCATAGGTACTAAACAGTTTCTGGAATCCCCCCACTTACTGTCTTAGTAGTTAGTGCTCTCagcattatttcattttaaaatcctGAATGGTTGGGAATGGCTTAGTTGCCCTGGAGAGATCCCTGTTTTGGAAGCCCAAGGGATCTGCAAACGTCTCCATGGCACAGTAAAGGGGAGATTTCTAGAGTAGGTCAGAACATAAAATTCCTAGTGGTGTCACTGCAATGGTTTCACCAGATGAACCTCTGGCTCTGATGTGTTATATCTTTCCTTAGTAGTGTACTCTCAGCAATCAGGTAAGTGTGAGAGAAAAATAGGAACATCAAGCTGGCCATGGAAAAGGAGATTTGAAGATATCACTGCAAAAGTATCCTGATGCCTCCATTATCTCTATCTCTTGGCTTTGATTTCTCAGCATAAGCAGCCTGTGGCTGTGTGTGGTTCTCACTCACATACACTTTAAGGGAAAGGGGCGAATCAGTGAACTTCTGCAATCTAAGCTGTAGGACAGGAATAGAGATCACGTTTCAGAGTGAACCCACTGACTCTGAAGCAATGGATTTCAGCCGTGGAGTTAATGTGGCAGAAGATACATATCACCTATGGATTATGGTGTGCCTATTTCTAGATTGAGCAAATTTAGAAAATTCTTTTCTTCTGGTGCACATTCATGGGTTTCCTACGTGATGATGGTTACAATTGGTCTATCCTGGGagaataaatttattgttttaattccAATCCTAGTCATAGTCTATTTTCTACCAATACCTAGGGATCTCTAGAATCTGAAAAGTTACTTATTGCTTTACAGAAAATCTAaatctggttttgtttcttggtggAATAAAGAATTCCACCTGCTTCTTCAATCTAAGATGTACATTTGAAGATGTGAGACGAGGAACCTAAGATGCAGGTATGGAATGTTTACGTGGTCTCATGTATCAACATGAGGGACACAGTGCAGGGTGTAGAAGACCAAGGCTCCATCGAACCACAAATGGCAGAGCTTTGGGTCCAAGGGCACAATGTTCAGAAGATAGAGTTGAATTCCATCTGCTTCCTAGATCTTGGATAATTTGCATAAACTCAAGACGTAAGGATTCATGTGAAAAAGGGTCTCTGTCAAGAGCTGCAGTGACTTTGCTTTTTCTAATTGAGTCTGCAATTCCCTTGGTACTTAGTTTTAATTCTCAACAATGCTATGCAGCTCACCATCTCTTACTGTCTTAGAATTTTTGCtcctaaaatgaatgaatgaaagaataatAGCAAATAATGGTAATTCTATTATCCAGGCTTCGGGGTTTtgttaataaattattaaatgcaTCAACTTTTATCTCTCTACTGCtcctggatttttgttttcttccctcttcttcttccctcccacccTACTTTACCCCTCTTTTATTTGCTCaccttttacattttcttttatcatcCACCTGCATTATAGGCATTTTTcttattaacaatttttattcTCAAAAAGTACTAAGGCATACATATGTGACACAATAATTTATTAGAGATAGAAAATGTAAATGCTAATATAAAAGATGAAATTGTTTAATGAATAGTCAACCGTGTTTcataaaagggaaagaaatgagtGTTGCATAGAAGTAGTAAATATCTCATCTGGAATTCTTGGAGAGAAATTTTTAGAGAGAGTTTTCTGTAAGAGTTAAAGCACAATTACCAGCAGTTAGAAGGTATTTTCCACCATGTCAGAGAATCAGCCAGGAATGGATGGACAAGCACAGGCTGATCTGCTTAACAATATCAGATCAGAGggtgaaaatgtttttaattacaaAGGATAGTAATTAAATATGATTCTTTGTGTTGAGGGAGAATCTATCAGCTTCAAATTCCACTGTTTGAAAAGAACTCCCCTTCACATCCATCAGTAAATAAGATCTCCAGAAACAACAGCCACAAAATTAAGAATCACACAAAATAGAATATCACTATTAAAAACATATGTTTATTCTAAATAATTGTGGTCCCAGCTCATATTATCTTTTTTCTTCATAGTGATCCTTTTGGGATCCTTTTGGGATAAATACTGTCATTGTTCCATATTACTTGACTGTGAATGGAGAACTGAGATTTGAATTCATAATATGTGGATATAGGGTACATATTATTGATATTTCATTGGCTGACAGGAACCTTAATAAATGTAAGCCATAGCATGTGTTAATGCTGAGAGGTTTTCATAGAGTatgttttacttcttttttttttaaatattttttattattacgtattttcatcaattacatttagaatgatatcccaaaagtcccccataccctccccccccacttccctacccacccattcccattttttggccctggttgTGAATCATGTTATAACTTTTCAAGTGGGGTCTTTTGAAAAATCATAAATACTGGTTCTGGCAATATAAGCATATACTACAGATTTCCATTAAGGTGACCATACATTTCCCTCAATCAGGGTGTGTGACATAATAAATGTGCTTTAGAAATAAAAACTGTAACATGATAATGAGCCCCAGTATATTCTACATTAGCAAAATAAATAGCTTACTCTGTAAAAGATTTTAACTGCTGCTTCCACAGTTAAAATCTGCCTTCTGCTAATATCTCACCAATTTAGAAGAGACAAATACATTCattttaatgattgatgtggtTGCAGTATTTGGATTCAGGTGAAATCTGAGGTTACAGCCAGACTCAACAGGATGAAGAAAGGTTGTGCTTTGAGTAGAAGTATACAAATGTGAACCAGGCATTTTAAGAGCCCTGAGCCCAAGGAGTGTAATTGGTAACTATTATGGCAAAtaagaaatttatatttaatactattattattagAAATTTACTGTGTTATTTATCCTCATTCAGTCACTGGCACTCTCTCACCTTATGTATGACTCACATGGAGGTTGTACAAGGGAGAGCTGGGGTTAGAATATAAGATGTGTGCTTCTCAGCTTAGTGAATTTGAATCCAATCAAGTAATAAAGAAAACTGTGTCTTGAGGTTGGCTTTTAAGGAGGATGTTCTGCCCCCTCAGCTGCTGAATAACCAACAATAGGACTTTAATGAGGAAGAAAAACTAGAAAAGAGGaaggtttttttcttctgtgttttataTTGGATGTATACTGCGTCCTTTAAGCTAACTGTGGCTGATGTGTATCTGGGTGTGCCGTTTCCCCCTGGACTATTAATCACTTCTTCAACAATATCTTCTGTAGAATGATAATTTCAGTACATACtcatgaggaaataaaatggCTTCACTCCCAGAGAGGTCGGATTGTAACACACCAATAAACACTGCCATTGTCTTTCCAGGAAGACACTTGTCAGGATTTCCAAAGATTCCTCTTCATGCCTGTATCATATTGACTTCATGCCTGTATCATATTGACTTCATGCCTGTATCATATTGACTTCATGGCAGATCATAACCACTCTCAGTCCCAGCATCTGTACTTTATCTTAACTGGAATCCCTGGACTTGAGCAGAAGTATTACTGGATGGCATTCCCATTGGGCGCTATATATGTCATTGCACTCTTTGGAAATGGTGTCATCATCTCTACAATCAAGTCTGAATCTTCTCTGCATATTCCCATGTACTACTTTCTGTGTATGCTAGCATTTGCAGATATGGGGCTCACCCTTTGTACTCTACCATCTATGCTAGGCATATTCTGGTTTAATTACAAATTCATTACTTTTGATGGTTGTCTTGTTCAGATGTACTTCATTCACACCTTCTCAGCCATTGAGTCAGGAGTGCTAGTTGCAATGGCCATTGATCGGGTCATAGCAATCTGGAGCCCTCTTAGATATGGCACCATTTTAACCAATGGTGTGGTCTGTAAAATAGGGATGCTCATCTTGTCAAGAGCAGTCTGTGTGGTTTTCCCTGTGCCTTTTCTCATCAAGAGGCTCCCTTTTTATCGCTCCAACATCCTCTCCcactccttctgcctccatcaAGATGTCATGCGCCTTGCCTGTGCCAGCACCCGTGTCAACAGTCTCTATGGCCTTATAGCTGTCATCTTTACCAAGGGTTCTGATTCCCTTTCTATCCTCATCTCCTATGTGTTCATACTTCGCACGGTGATGGCTATTGCCTCTGGGGAGGGCCGGCTGAAGGCTCTCAACACCTGTGTGTCCCACATCTGTGCTGTACTTATCTTCTATGTGCCATTGATTGGGGTGTCAGTCATTCATCGCTTTGGAAAGCACCTGTCGCCACTGACTCATGCCCTCATGGCAAATGCTTATCTTCTTGTCCCCCCTGTGCTAAACCCCATAGTTTATACTGTGAAGAccaaggaaataagaaaaaagattATCCAGATATTTATTCGAACCAAGATTACAACAGAGGGTTAAAACCTGTTTTGAGAGAGCAAGAAACAGTTCTGTAAACACTCAACTatgactatgaaaataaaaaatatatttattttttaaagttctctGTGTGAGTTGAATTGTGAAAAGACATTTTCCTTCTAAAAAATAGATACTTCATTTCACATGTGccaaattgtctttttctttttttttttaatttaatttttttaacgtATTCTCTTTACATTCCACTcacttcccccccctcccccccagtgaatcctcccacaatccttcccccatccctatgcccttctcctctgagtgtgtGGGGTTTTCCCTCAATCCTGGCACTTTATATTTCTGGAAGGCTAGACACTTCTTTtaccactaaggccagacaaggcatcccagctagtagaacatatcctacatataggcaacagcttttgaaatAGCCCcctttccagttgttcaggactgaCATGAAGGTCAAACTGCACATCTCCTACATGTGAATGgggagacctaggtccagcctgtgtattcttcggttggtggttcagaAGAGAAGCATATGTATTTCTGGCTTCCTTATAAAAACTCAGGTGTTCACATTGTGTGCATTTGCATTTGTGCCTTTGTCTTTCATTCAATTTCATTGGTCTaaatgtctgtttttgtgccaatgCTGTTTTTATTCCTATTGCTTTGTAGGATAACTTTAAATCAGGAATGTTGAGATcctcagcagttcttttattacttAAGGTTGTTTTGGCCATCTGGGTTTGTTCTTTTCCTTATGAATCTGACAATGGATccttcaagatctgtgaagaataaTGTTgaagttttgatggggattgcattgaatatgtagattgctttaggtaaGGTGGACATTTTAACTATGCTAATTCTACTGGTTCACGAGAACAgaagatctttccaccttctgatatattcttcaatttcttataTGTCttcaagttttttaaaaaagatttatttatgttaagtaaatgtacagatggttgtgagccttcatatggttgttgggaattgaatctaggaCATCTGCTTTGCTCTGGTTTGCCTCACCCAGgcccaaaaatttatttattataaataagtgcactgtaactgttttcagacacaccagaaaagggcgtcagatctcattatgggtggttgtgagccaccatgtggttgctgggatttgaactcaggaccttcagaagagcagtcagtgctcttatcctttgagccatctcgccagccctcaagtttttatcatacaaattTTCTGCTTCattggttagagttacctcaagatgttttatattatttaaggCTATTATACAAGGTGCTGTTTCCCTGGTTTCATATTTGGTCTATTTGTcttttgtatataggaaggctactaattttgtaagtttgtttgtttgtttgtaaaatcTGGCTACTattctgaaagtgtt
This Mus musculus strain C57BL/6J chromosome 7, GRCm38.p6 C57BL/6J DNA region includes the following protein-coding sequences:
- the Olfr572 gene encoding olfactory receptor 572 — its product is MADHNHSQSQHLYFILTGIPGLEQKYYWMAFPLGAIYVIALFGNGVIISTIKSESSLHIPMYYFLCMLAFADMGLTLCTLPSMLGIFWFNYKFITFDGCLVQMYFIHTFSAIESGVLVAMAIDRVIAIWSPLRYGTILTNGVVCKIGMLILSRAVCVVFPVPFLIKRLPFYRSNILSHSFCLHQDVMRLACASTRVNSLYGLIAVIFTKGSDSLSILISYVFILRTVMAIASGEGRLKALNTCVSHICAVLIFYVPLIGVSVIHRFGKHLSPLTHALMANAYLLVPPVLNPIVYTVKTKEIRKKIIQIFIRTKITTEG